In a genomic window of Magnolia sinica isolate HGM2019 chromosome 16, MsV1, whole genome shotgun sequence:
- the LOC131229557 gene encoding nuclear-pore anchor-like isoform X1, whose amino-acid sequence MLFSPSTQGRDDRFPEKGSYVCRFSRKTYSFSDCIVEYASIIQKKGDIPSTHTLSLLAKLADKLKKSVEDEIYFLKPRVSELESDLVSKSTEVTSAVSRKEEALSSTFAEIDRLKEENSVKM is encoded by the exons AT GTTATTTTCTCCATCAACGCAAGGCAGAGATGACAGATTTCCTGAGAAAG GTTCATATGTATGTAGATTCTCAAGAAAAACTTActcattctcagattgcattgtggaatatgcatccattattcAAAAAAAGGGTGACATTCCAAGCACTCACACTCTCTCCTTGCTAgctaaattg GCTGATAAGTTAAAGAAGTCAGtagaggatgaaatttattttctcaagccaagggtttcagaacttgaaagtgatcttgtgtcgaagtccacagaagttacatctgcagtttcaaggaaagaagaagctctatcttctacatttgctgaaattgaccgtttaaaggaagaaaattctgtaaaaatgtga
- the LOC131229557 gene encoding nuclear-pore anchor-like isoform X2: MLFSPSTQGRDDRFPEKGSYVCRFSRKTYSFSDCIVEYASIIQKKGDIPSTHTLSLLAKLLKKSVEDEIYFLKPRVSELESDLVSKSTEVTSAVSRKEEALSSTFAEIDRLKEENSVKM, translated from the exons AT GTTATTTTCTCCATCAACGCAAGGCAGAGATGACAGATTTCCTGAGAAAG GTTCATATGTATGTAGATTCTCAAGAAAAACTTActcattctcagattgcattgtggaatatgcatccattattcAAAAAAAGGGTGACATTCCAAGCACTCACACTCTCTCCTTGCTAgctaaattg TTAAAGAAGTCAGtagaggatgaaatttattttctcaagccaagggtttcagaacttgaaagtgatcttgtgtcgaagtccacagaagttacatctgcagtttcaaggaaagaagaagctctatcttctacatttgctgaaattgaccgtttaaaggaagaaaattctgtaaaaatgtga
- the LOC131229557 gene encoding nuclear-pore anchor-like isoform X4 translates to MLFSPSTQGRDDRFPEKDCIVEYASIIQKKGDIPSTHTLSLLAKLADKLKKSVEDEIYFLKPRVSELESDLVSKSTEVTSAVSRKEEALSSTFAEIDRLKEENSVKM, encoded by the exons AT GTTATTTTCTCCATCAACGCAAGGCAGAGATGACAGATTTCCTGAGAAAG attgcattgtggaatatgcatccattattcAAAAAAAGGGTGACATTCCAAGCACTCACACTCTCTCCTTGCTAgctaaattg GCTGATAAGTTAAAGAAGTCAGtagaggatgaaatttattttctcaagccaagggtttcagaacttgaaagtgatcttgtgtcgaagtccacagaagttacatctgcagtttcaaggaaagaagaagctctatcttctacatttgctgaaattgaccgtttaaaggaagaaaattctgtaaaaatgtga
- the LOC131229557 gene encoding coatomer subunit beta'-1-like isoform X3 translates to MYHQEEKFVRLENMLNYGLKRVWAVGYMKGSRQVVIGYDEGTIMIKIGREEPVASMDNSGKIILAKHNEIQTVNIKTVGADFEVTNGERLPLVVKELGSCDLYPQVIFSINARQR, encoded by the exons ACTTGAGAACATGTTGAATTATGGTCTTAAACGAGTGTGGGCTGTTGGATATATGAAAGGTTCGCGCCA GGTTGTAATTGGATATGATGAAGGAACCATTATGATAAAAATTGGTCGAGAAGAACCAGTTGCTAGTATGGACAATAGTGGCAAGATCATATTGGCTAAGCATAATGAAATTCAAACTGTGAACATCAAGACTGTGGGGGCAGATTTTGAG GTTACAAATGGAGAACGATTGCCTTTGGTTGTGAAGGAGTTGGGAAGTTGTGATCTTTACCCTCAG GTTATTTTCTCCATCAACGCAAGGCAGAGATGA